The Ovis aries strain OAR_USU_Benz2616 breed Rambouillet chromosome 11, ARS-UI_Ramb_v3.0, whole genome shotgun sequence genome window below encodes:
- the RSKR gene encoding ribosomal protein S6 kinase-related protein encodes MGAVSCRQGHHAQMAASHKQGGNIRGPWVQGWKSLWSGVGTTRSGVKELWGLRGHQFLHREPLEPAPLLVEKPLPEWPVPQFINLFLPEFPIRPLSRHQQLKILGLVAKGSFGTVLKVLDCGQKAVFAVKVVPKAKVLQRDTLRQCKEEVSIQRQINHPFVHSMGDSWQGKRHLFIMCSYCSTDLYSLWSAVGRLTEASIRLFAAELILVLCYLHDLGIIHRDVKMENILLDERGHLKLTDFGLSRHLPQGARAYTICGTLQYMAPEVLSGGPYNHAADWWSLGVLLFSLSTGKFPVPAERDHVAMLASVTHYDSEIPSSLNQGLSLLLHELLHQNPLHRLRYLHHFQVHPFFRGVAFDPELLQKHPVNFVLETQAAQSSPSSESMFFKDFDCNLESFLVHPRLA; translated from the exons ATGGGAGCAGTGAGCTGCCGGCAGGGGCACCACGCCCAGATGGCTGCTTCTCATAAG CAGGGTGGCAACATCCGGGGCCCCTGGGTCCAAGGCTGGAAGAGCCTCTGGTCAGGTGTGGGAACCACAAGGTCAGGTGTGAAAGAACTGTGGGGACTACGGGGGCATCAGTTCCTGCACCGGGAGCCCCTGGAGCCAGCCCCACTGCTAGTAGAGAAGCCGCTGCCTGAATGGCCAGTGCCTCAGTTCATCAACCTCTTTCTGCCGGAATTTCCTATTAGGCCCCTTAGCAGGCATCAGCAGCTAAAG ATTTTAGGCCTTGTGGCTAAAGGCTCCTTTGGAACAGTCCTCAAGGTGTTAGACTGTGGCCAGAAGGCAGTATTTGCAGTGAAG GTGGTACCCAAGGCAAAGGTCCTACAGAGGGACACCCTGAGGCAGTGCAAAGAGGAGGTCAGCATCCAG CGACAGATCAACCATCCTTTTGTACACAGTATGGGGGACAGCTGGCAGGGGAAACGACACCTGTTCATTA TGTGCAGCTACTGCAGCACAGATCTGTACTCCCTGTGGTCTGCTGTTGGCCGCTTGACTGAGGCTTCCATCCGCCTCTTTGCTGCTGAGCTGATCCTGGTGCTAT GCTATCTTCATGACTTGGGCATCATCCATCGAGATGTGAAG ATGGAGAATATCCTTCTGGATGAACGAG GCCATCTGAAACTGACAGACTTTGGTTTGTCCCGCCACCTGCCCCAAGGAGCCCGAGCCTATACTATTTGTGGCACTCTTCAGTACATGG CGCCTGAGGTCCTGAGTGGAGGGCCTTACAACCATGCTGCTGACTGGTGGTCCCTGGGTgtcttgcttttctctctgtCAACTGGAAAG TTCCCGGTGCCAGCAGAGAGAGATCATGTGGCCATGTTGGCAAGTGTGACCCACTATGACTCTGAGATCCCATCTTCTCTTAACCAGGGGCTCTCACTTCTGCTCCACGAG CTCTTACACCAGAATCCCCTTCACCGTCTACGTTATTTGCATCACTTCCAGGTCCACCCTTTCTTCCGGGGTGTGGCCTTTGACCCAGAGCTCCTACAGAAGCATCCAGTGAACTTTGTCTTGGAGACACAAGCTGCCCAGTCTAGTCCATCATCGGAGTCCATGTTCTTCAAGGACTTTGACTGTAATCTGGAGTCCTTCCTGGTCCACCCGAGGCTGGCTTGA